Proteins encoded in a region of the Triplophysa dalaica isolate WHDGS20190420 chromosome 10, ASM1584641v1, whole genome shotgun sequence genome:
- the midn gene encoding midnolin isoform X1: MPKLGNLVEDSGTLSRNFGVFATIIGYRMDPHPSARSCSSRGAAPSCESVSGEPPMNLYIHSTTGTRFELSLPVEETVEGLKRRLSQRLKVPKERLALLHKETRLSSGKLQDLGITDGSKLTLVPTVEAGLMSQASRPEQSVMQALESLTETQVSDFLSGRSPLTLALRVGDHMMFVQLQLAAQHSGGPQLQHRHLISRGSSEGTTGHSHGASASGTARVSHNPHHHPHPHPHHPNTTLPSNPVAFPPSPTIPTVPPMYPTSASGHCSPPPHPSSLPGGFLHSQQPSSACPISPSSPAPTPSCPEANCTTKTSGNSNTPSRSRKPGAIIESFVNHAPGVFSGTFSGTLHPNCQDSTGRPRRDIGTILQILNDLLSATRHYQGMPPSLTQLRYQTQCSTPSSPAPSPPPSPPHIPGLSGLPNTMPIPETQQTVHPLVKCQSPFRMCKPSESLDPTWAQLASGEKDIGRRHRFSQRTKSSGDRLRQTENRATRCKVERLQLLMQQKRLRRKARRDSRAPYHWLPNRKAGRSNSNSSMSSEGSLDLDFEDSVWKPDVKADMKSEFIMA; encoded by the exons ATGCCAAAGTTAGGAAACCTTGTGGAGGATTCGGGAACGTTGTCGCGAAACTTTGGGGTTTTCGCCACAATTATTG GCTATCGAATGGACCCGCATCCGAGCGCCCGGAGCTGCAGCAGTCGTGGAGCTGCGCCGTCCTGCGAGAGCGTCTCCGGCGAGCCCCCCATGAATTTATACATCCACTCCACCACCGGCACACGCTTCGAGCTCTCCCTTCCCGTAGAAGAGACCGTGGAAGGGCTTAAGCGAAGACTTTCTCAAAGACTCAAAGTACCCAAAGAAAGACTCGCTCTGCTGCACAAAGAAAC ACGCCTGAGTTCAGGAAAACTTCAAGATTTGGGTATAACGGATGGGAGCAAACTAACATTGGTTCCAACAGTTGAAGCAGGCCTAATG TCTCAAGCGTCAAGACCAGAGCAGTCCGTAATGCAGGCCTTGGAGAGCCTGACTGAAACACAG GTCAGCGACTTCCTGTCTGGCCGGTCTCCTTTAACCCTGGCACTGCGAGTAGGCGATCATATGATGTTTGTCCAACTGCAGTTGGCAGCACAGCACTCGGGCGGCCCGCAGTTACAGCATCGGCATCTCATATCACGCGGAAGTTCGGAGGGCACGACGGGACACTCGCATGGAGCTTCTGCCTCGGGGACAGCCAGGGTGTCACACAACCCCCACCATCACCCGCATCCACACCCTCATCATCCTAACACAACGCTCCCATCCAACCCAGTGGCCTTCCCACCATCCCCCACTATCCCAACAGTTCCTCCCATGTATCCAACCTCTGCTTCAGGGCACTGCAGCCCTCCGCCTCACCCCTCTTCACTCCCCGGTGGTTTTCTCCACTCCCAGCAGCCATCTTCAGCCTGTCCCATCTCTCCAAGCAGTCCCGCCCCAACTCCTTCCTGTCCAGAG GCTAACTGCACCACAAAGACGTCTGGCAACTCTAACACTCCCTCCCGATCCCGCAAACCAGGCGCTATTATTGAAAGTTTCGTCAACCATGCGCCAGGAGTGTTTTCTGGCACATTTTCAG GCACTTTGCATCCCAACTGCCAGGACAGCACCGGACGTCCCCGGCGGGACATCGGCACTATCCTTCAAATCTTAAATGACCTCTTGAGTGCCACCAGGCACTACCAGGGCATGCCACCATCGCTCACCCAGCTCCGCTACCAAACCCAGTGCAGCACCCCAAGCTCCCCTGCGCCCTCACCACCTCCCTCGCCCCCCCACATCCCTGGACTATCTGGCCTGCCGAACACGATGCCAATTCCCGAGACCCAGCAGACCGTCCACCCGCTTGTAAAGTGCCAGAGCCCGTTCCGCATGTGCAAGCCTTCTG AGTCCTTGGATCCGACCTGGGCGCAACTGGCCAGTGGGGAAAAGGACATTGGCAGACGGCACAGATTCTCACAAAGAACAAAAAGCTCTG GTGATCGACTGCGTCAGACGGAGAACCGGGCCACGCGTTGCAAGGTGGAACGGCTGCAGCTTCTCATGCAGCAGAAGCGCCTGCGCAGGAAGGCTCGCCGGGACTCGCGCGCCCCGTACCACTGGCTCCCCAACCGCAAGGCGGGACGGAGCAACAGCAACAGCAGCATGTCCAGCGAGGGCTCCCTGGACCTTGACTTTGAGGACTCTGTGTGGAAGCCCGACGTCAAGGCGGACATGAAATCAGAATTCATCATGGCCTGA
- the midn gene encoding midnolin isoform X2 — protein sequence MPKLGNLVEDSGTLSRNFGVFATIIGYRMDPHPSARSCSSRGAAPSCESVSGEPPMNLYIHSTTGTRFELSLPVEETVEGLKRRLSQRLKVPKERLALLHKETRLSSGKLQDLGITDGSKLTLVPTVEAGLMSQASRPEQSVMQALESLTETQVSDFLSGRSPLTLALRVGDHMMFVQLQLAAQHSGGPQLQHRHLISRGSSEGTTGHSHGASASGTARVSHNPHHHPHPHPHHPNTTLPSNPVAFPPSPTIPTVPPMYPTSASGHCSPPPHPSSLPGGFLHSQQPSSACPISPSSPAPTPSCPEANCTTKTSGNSNTPSRSRKPGAIIESFVNHAPGVFSGTFSGTLHPNCQDSTGRPRRDIGTILQILNDLLSATRHYQGMPPSLTQLRYQTQCSTPSSPAPSPPPSPPHIPGLSGLPNTMPIPETQQTVHPLVKCQSPFRMCKPSGDRLRQTENRATRCKVERLQLLMQQKRLRRKARRDSRAPYHWLPNRKAGRSNSNSSMSSEGSLDLDFEDSVWKPDVKADMKSEFIMA from the exons ATGCCAAAGTTAGGAAACCTTGTGGAGGATTCGGGAACGTTGTCGCGAAACTTTGGGGTTTTCGCCACAATTATTG GCTATCGAATGGACCCGCATCCGAGCGCCCGGAGCTGCAGCAGTCGTGGAGCTGCGCCGTCCTGCGAGAGCGTCTCCGGCGAGCCCCCCATGAATTTATACATCCACTCCACCACCGGCACACGCTTCGAGCTCTCCCTTCCCGTAGAAGAGACCGTGGAAGGGCTTAAGCGAAGACTTTCTCAAAGACTCAAAGTACCCAAAGAAAGACTCGCTCTGCTGCACAAAGAAAC ACGCCTGAGTTCAGGAAAACTTCAAGATTTGGGTATAACGGATGGGAGCAAACTAACATTGGTTCCAACAGTTGAAGCAGGCCTAATG TCTCAAGCGTCAAGACCAGAGCAGTCCGTAATGCAGGCCTTGGAGAGCCTGACTGAAACACAG GTCAGCGACTTCCTGTCTGGCCGGTCTCCTTTAACCCTGGCACTGCGAGTAGGCGATCATATGATGTTTGTCCAACTGCAGTTGGCAGCACAGCACTCGGGCGGCCCGCAGTTACAGCATCGGCATCTCATATCACGCGGAAGTTCGGAGGGCACGACGGGACACTCGCATGGAGCTTCTGCCTCGGGGACAGCCAGGGTGTCACACAACCCCCACCATCACCCGCATCCACACCCTCATCATCCTAACACAACGCTCCCATCCAACCCAGTGGCCTTCCCACCATCCCCCACTATCCCAACAGTTCCTCCCATGTATCCAACCTCTGCTTCAGGGCACTGCAGCCCTCCGCCTCACCCCTCTTCACTCCCCGGTGGTTTTCTCCACTCCCAGCAGCCATCTTCAGCCTGTCCCATCTCTCCAAGCAGTCCCGCCCCAACTCCTTCCTGTCCAGAG GCTAACTGCACCACAAAGACGTCTGGCAACTCTAACACTCCCTCCCGATCCCGCAAACCAGGCGCTATTATTGAAAGTTTCGTCAACCATGCGCCAGGAGTGTTTTCTGGCACATTTTCAG GCACTTTGCATCCCAACTGCCAGGACAGCACCGGACGTCCCCGGCGGGACATCGGCACTATCCTTCAAATCTTAAATGACCTCTTGAGTGCCACCAGGCACTACCAGGGCATGCCACCATCGCTCACCCAGCTCCGCTACCAAACCCAGTGCAGCACCCCAAGCTCCCCTGCGCCCTCACCACCTCCCTCGCCCCCCCACATCCCTGGACTATCTGGCCTGCCGAACACGATGCCAATTCCCGAGACCCAGCAGACCGTCCACCCGCTTGTAAAGTGCCAGAGCCCGTTCCGCATGTGCAAGCCTTCTG GTGATCGACTGCGTCAGACGGAGAACCGGGCCACGCGTTGCAAGGTGGAACGGCTGCAGCTTCTCATGCAGCAGAAGCGCCTGCGCAGGAAGGCTCGCCGGGACTCGCGCGCCCCGTACCACTGGCTCCCCAACCGCAAGGCGGGACGGAGCAACAGCAACAGCAGCATGTCCAGCGAGGGCTCCCTGGACCTTGACTTTGAGGACTCTGTGTGGAAGCCCGACGTCAAGGCGGACATGAAATCAGAATTCATCATGGCCTGA